The Candidatus Sphingomonas colombiensis genome contains the following window.
ACCGCCGCGATCGATCGGATCGAGGCTGGGGGCGTTCGTACGCGCGATGGCTTCCACGATCTCGACGTTTTGATCTTTGCCACCGGGTTCGAGACGACGCAGTGGAACTGGTCGATGGACGTCACCGGCAAGGGCGGCGAAACCCTGAAACACCGCTGGGCGGACGGGCCGGAAGCCTATCTCGGCATCATGGTGTCGGGCTTCCCCAATATGTTCGTTCTCTACGGGCCGAACACCAATCTCGGGCATAATTCGATCAGCTTCATGATCGAGGCGCAGGTGAATTATATGCTCAAGACACTCGCCGCGCTCGATACCGAGGGCGCGGCAGCGGCCGATGTTACGCCTGAAGGGCAGCGTCGCTTCTATCAGCGGATCGAACAGGCTCTATCCGGCACGGTCTGGGCCGATCCGCATTGCAATAGCTGGTACAAGGCGGCGAACGGCCGCATCTACCAGAATTGGTCAGGCAATTGCGCGAGCTATGCCGAAGCCACCGCTAAAGTCGACCGCGAGGAGGTGGCGTTCGCGTAGCGCCGCCGTCGCTACGCCGGCTCCGCGAAGGTTACGATCGACACGCCCGGCGGCATCGGCATGCGGCCGACGAGATGGCGTTCCAGCCGAAAGATCGTTTCGAACAGCCGGTTGACCGGGGCTGGCGGCGGCGCGTCATCACTGTCGTCGCGGCCGGTGAGCCGCCCCGCGACCCGCGCGCCGGCGGCGAGCGGGAACAGCAGGGAGTTGAAATAACCGAGCTTGCGCGGACGCAGGCCGGCATCGGTGATCGCTTTAATCAAAGTCGCCTTGGAATAGCGGCGGTGGTGGTGGTTCACCACATCGTGCGCGCTCCACATCCATTGGTGCGCGGGCACGGTGATCAGGATGCGACCGCCCGGCGCAAGCCGCTCGCGCATCGCACGGAGCGCCGCCACATCGTCCTCGATATGCTCGACTACATCGAGCACCGCGATCAGATCATAATGGCCCTTGGGCACGTCCGGCAGCATCGGTAGCGGCGCGGCGCCCACTTCTTTGCCAAGCCTGGCGCTGGCGATGGCACGCGCGGCGGGATCGATCTCGATCGCATCCACCTCACCGAACCCTGCCAGCATCGGCAGATTGTGCCCGGTGCCGCAGCCGATTTCGAGAATACGCGCACCTTTCGGCAACCCGCCGTAGCGCGCCAGATAGTCCGCCAGGATGTCGCGCCGCGCGCGATACCACCAGTGCGTGGAATCGTGCGCCGCCATGCGGTCATAGACTATGCGGTCCATATCAAGCGAACACCAGCCAGCGGTTGAGGACGAAGGTGAAGATTGTCGCCAGCGCGATCGCCGGGAGCAAGGGCGCCCAGGCCGGGAGGCCGAGCCACGCGGTCCCGAACCATGTGATGACGGCATTGAGCGCCATGCCCGACGCCTGCACCGCGACGAACTTCACCTGCTGCCCGCCGCCGGCTTCGCGCTTTCCATGGCCTTTGAAGCTCCAGCGGCTATGCAGAAAAAATCCCGCCGTCACCGCGACCGCAAAGGCGAAAGGGACCGCATAGACGGCATGGGGGCGTGAAAAGACGAAGAAGGTGAGCGGCAGATAGACAGCCGAATAGATCAGCGTCGACAGGCCGCCCGCGACGCCGAAGCGCATCAATTGCCAGAACACTTCCCTCAGATGAGGGGATCGGAAATGCCTGCGAACCGCTTCCACGCCTTGCCCTTTGCGCCGGCCGCGATACAGCGGCGAACCGGCGGTCACTCGACCGGACCGCGAGCCGGCGTCTAATGCGCCCAGCGGATTGAGGAAAGTCCCCTTTGACAAAGCGCGTCGGTCTGCCGTTCCTGCCAGCACTCGATCGTCACTGGCTCCGCCTTACCATGATCGCCTGGGCGGTGATCATGCTCTGGTATATCGGCGAGCGCTGGACGGCGATTCAATGGCTGTCTCTGGGCGATACCGACGACAATATGCGGCTGATGCAGGTACGCGCGCTGCTCGATGGGCAGGGCTGGTACGATCTCCGCAACTATCGGCTCAATCCGCCGGGCGGTTTCAACATTCACTGGACCCGGCTGGTCGATCTGCCGATCGCGGCGTTGATCCTGATCCTGCGCCCGTTCATCGGCACCGGCGAGGCGGAGCGGCTGGCTTGCGGGATCGCGCCGCTGCTGCCGCTGTCGCTTGCGCTGGTCGGGCTGGCGGCCACCGTGCGCCGACTGGTCGCCCCGCTGGCGTGGCCACTCGCGATCGTGTTCATGCTCTGCTCGACCGTCGCGCTGATGATGTTCATGCCGGATCGGATCGATCATCACGGCTGGCAACTCGCGATGCTGAGCCTGACAGTTGCGGGGCTGTGCGATCCAAAGGGTGCGCGCGGCGGCGCGATCGTCGGGGCGGCGAGCGCGGTATCGCTGACAATCGGGCTGGAGATGTTGCCCTATGCGGTGATGGCCGGCGCGATCATCGCGCTGCGCTGGGTGTGGCAGGCAGAGTCGCGCGATCGCCTGGCGGCATATGCACTGACGCTCGCGGGCGGATCGGCGGCGGGCTATGCCGCCTTCGCCTCATACGACAATCGCGTGCTGCGGTGCGACGCGCTGACCCCGGTCTGGTTGTCAGTGATGGTGATCGCCGGCGCGTTCCTGCTGGTGCTGGCGATGGCATCGCCGCAGCGCCGCGAGGTTCGGCTCGGCCTCGCGATCGTGGCGGGAGTCGTGATCGCCGGGGCCTTTGCTCTGGTCTTCCCGCAATGTCTCGGGCGCCCGGAACAGGTTTCCGACGAACTCTATCGCAACTGGCTTGGCAATATCCGTGAGGCCAAGCCGATCTTCAAACACCCGTTCCGCGTCGGCTTCCCGGTCGCCGCGCTGCCGGTGATGGGGTTGATCGGCGCCGGTATCGCGACATGGCGCGCACGTCGCACGCCCGACGCACTGGTGGGTTGGGCGTGCGTTTCCCTGTTCGCCACCTTCGCCGCCGCGATGCTGCTGTGGCAGATTCGCGCCGGGCCGGCCGCGCAAATGCTCGCGGTGCCCGGCGTTTCCGCGCTCGCGTGGATCACGCTGCCGTGGCTGCTCGGCCATCGTTCCGTTTTTGTGCGGGTGTTCGGCACGGTCGGCGGGTTCATGCTGATATCCGGCCTGTTTTCCGGTCTGGTGCTGAAATGGACCGCGATCGACAAACCCAGCCCCTATGTGAACCGGGTCAACAAAGCGTCTGGGCGCTGCGTGACATTGCCGGCGATGCAGCCGCTCGATCGGCTACCCGCGCAAACCGTGTTCACCTTCGTCGATCTCGGGCCGCGGCTGATCACCCTCACCCATCATTCGGCGGTCGCCGGCCCTTATCACCGCAACGGCAACGCGATCCTCGACGTGCAGCATGCC
Protein-coding sequences here:
- a CDS encoding class I SAM-dependent methyltransferase yields the protein MDRIVYDRMAAHDSTHWWYRARRDILADYLARYGGLPKGARILEIGCGTGHNLPMLAGFGEVDAIEIDPAARAIASARLGKEVGAAPLPMLPDVPKGHYDLIAVLDVVEHIEDDVAALRAMRERLAPGGRILITVPAHQWMWSAHDVVNHHHRRYSKATLIKAITDAGLRPRKLGYFNSLLFPLAAGARVAGRLTGRDDSDDAPPPAPVNRLFETIFRLERHLVGRMPMPPGVSIVTFAEPA
- a CDS encoding GtrA family protein yields the protein MFWQLMRFGVAGGLSTLIYSAVYLPLTFFVFSRPHAVYAVPFAFAVAVTAGFFLHSRWSFKGHGKREAGGGQQVKFVAVQASGMALNAVITWFGTAWLGLPAWAPLLPAIALATIFTFVLNRWLVFA
- a CDS encoding AcrB/AcrD/AcrF family protein, with the protein product MIAWAVIMLWYIGERWTAIQWLSLGDTDDNMRLMQVRALLDGQGWYDLRNYRLNPPGGFNIHWTRLVDLPIAALILILRPFIGTGEAERLACGIAPLLPLSLALVGLAATVRRLVAPLAWPLAIVFMLCSTVALMMFMPDRIDHHGWQLAMLSLTVAGLCDPKGARGGAIVGAASAVSLTIGLEMLPYAVMAGAIIALRWVWQAESRDRLAAYALTLAGGSAAGYAAFASYDNRVLRCDALTPVWLSVMVIAGAFLLVLAMASPQRREVRLGLAIVAGVVIAGAFALVFPQCLGRPEQVSDELYRNWLGNIREAKPIFKHPFRVGFPVAALPVMGLIGAGIATWRARRTPDALVGWACVSLFATFAAAMLLWQIRAGPAAQMLAVPGVSALAWITLPWLLGHRSVFVRVFGTVGGFMLISGLFSGLVLKWTAIDKPSPYVNRVNKASGRCVTLPAMQPLDRLPAQTVFTFVDLGPRLITLTHHSAVAGPYHRNGNAILDVQHAFSGSPEEARAIMKRHGATMLLVCPNMAESTIYRVRAPNGFYSRLASNEKFPWLVPVPLPANSPLRAFRIE